Part of the Cryptosporangium arvum DSM 44712 genome, CGAGAGCCGCCGGCTGCTGCGCTGCTTCAACCCGGTCGAGAAGCCGGCCGTCGTCGAGGAGGTAACTCAGTGAGCGTCCTTCTAGACGTCAAAGACCTGCAGGTGTACTTCCCGATCAAGCGCGGGGCGCTCTTCGACCGCACGGTGGGGCACGTGCACGCGGTGGACGGTGTCTCGCTGTCGATCGAGCGCGGTGAGACCTACGGCCTGGTCGGCGAGTCCGGCTGCGGCAAGACGACGTTCGGCCGGGGTCTGCTCCGGCTGGTCGAGCCCACCGGCGGTTCCGCGCTGTTCGAGGGCGAAGACCTCCGCGAGCTGAAGGGCGAGGCGCTGCGGAAGGCGCGGCGTCGGATGCAGATGGTCTTCCAGGACCCGCTGTCGAGCCTGGACCCGCGGCAGAACGTCGAGTCGACGCTGTCCGAGGGGCTCAAGGCGCACGGCCTGTGGGGCAAGGACGGCCACAAGACCCTCAAGGAGATCCTGGACGCCGTCGGTCTTCCGGCCACCGCGCTCCGGCGCTACCCGCACGAGTTCTCCGGCGGTCAGCGTCAGCGCATCGGCATCGCGCGGGCCCTGGTGCTCAAGCCCGACCTGATCGTCGCCGACGAGCCGGTGTCGGCGCTCGACGTGTCGGTGCAGGCGCAGGTGCTCAACCTCCTGGAGGACCTCCAGGAGCGGTACGGGCTCACCTACCTGCTGATCGCGCACGACCTCGCGGTCGTGCGGCACACGTCCGACCGGGTCGGCGTGATGTACCTCGGCGGCCTGGTCGAGGAGGCCACGAGCACAGAGCTGTACGAGCAGCCGCTGCACCCCTACACCCGGACGCTGCTGTCCGCGGTGCCGGTGCCGGACCCGCTGGTGGAGGACAGCCGGCAGCAGATCCTGCTCTCCGGTGACCTGCCGTCGCCGGCGAATCCGCCGAGCGGCTGCCGGTTCCACACCCGCTGCCCGTGGCGTCAGGAGACGCGCTGCGACACCGAGCGCCCGGAGATGCGTGAGCTCGCGCCGGGGCACCGGGTGGCGTGCCACTGGGCGGAGGACATCCGCGACGAGAAGATCCAGCCGCACGAGGTGCGTCCGGAGCTCGTCGAGGCGTCCGAGGCGCTGGGTTCGGCGAGCGTCCAGACGGTGACGGCGGAGATCGCCGGCACCCTTCCGCCCGGCCACTGAATCGGCGGGGCGCCCGGCACCGGGCGCCCCGACCGTCAACGGGTGGTCACGGCCAGGTAGCCGTCTTCCAGGCCCGGGTCGACCGGCTGGGCCCCGGGGTCCGGGGCGCCGGCCGCCACGACCCGGTAGCGCATGCCGTTCTCGTGCGGCAACGCGGAGACGACAGTGCCCGCGGTCGGGGGCGGGCCGTCGGTGACGACCGACCAGACCCGTCCGTCGGCCCGGCGGACGAGTTCGTCGGTCGTGCCCCGGAAGATGAGCCGCCCCTTCGCGAGCACCGCCACCTCCCGGCAGGTCTGCGCGATGTCGTCCACGATGTGCGTGCTCAGCAGCACGGTGCGACGGCCGGCGAACTGGGACAGCAGCGTCCGGAAGCGGATCCGTTCCTCCGGGTCGAGTCCGGCGGTCGGCTCGTCCACGATCAGCAGCCGCGGGTCGGCGAGCAGCGCCTGCGCGATCCCGACGCGTTGGCGCATCCCCCCGGAGAAGCCACGCAGCCGACGGTCGGCGTGCGGGGTCAGCGCGACGACCTCGAGCAGCTCCCCGACGCGTCGCCGCCGCACCGCGCGGTCGTCCATGCCCTTGAGCAGCGCCACGTAGTCCAGGAACTGCCGTGCGGTCAGGTCGGGGTAGACGCCGAGATCCTGCGGCAGGTAGCCGAGCCCACGCTGCACTGCGGTGCGCCCGGCGCCGGTCGCGAGGTCGTGGCCGCCCACCGTCACCCGGCCGGACGACGGTCGCACGACCCCGGCCAGTATGCGCATCAACGTGGTTTTGCCGGCACCGTTGGCACCGAGCAGACCGAACATGCCCGTGGGCACGGTCAGGTCGAGGCCGTCGAGGGCGGCCACGCCGCCGCGGTACGTCTTGGTCAGGCCGGAGATTTCGATCCGCACGTCAGTTCCCTTCAACGGGCTCGGCGGACGCGTAGCGCGTGGCCGCCGGCGAGGACGGCGACTGCGAGCGCCAGCAGCACGCCGATGGACAGCACCGCGACCGCAGGCGTCGGGTCGGGCCGGAGAAAGTTCAACGTCGCGCCCGACACCGGGCCGGCCAGCGTGTCCTGCCCGTCGATGCCGCGGAAGTCCAGCAGGGCGGTGAGCGCGTAACCGCCGAGCGGGTGGACGAGCGTGCCCGAGAGCGTCGGCATCGTGTCCGGGGGCACGACGTTGCCCCAGAGCCAGTAGCCGACGAACAGCACCCGGAACAGCGGAGCAGGCACGACGAGCGGCCCGGCCAGCGCGAGAGCGGCCACGAACAGCAGCCCCGGCACGAACACCACCGCGAACGCGACGAGCGCCCACCCGATCGCGCCCGCGCCCCCGCTGTCGGCCGCGTAGGCGATCGCGAAGCCGAGGTACGCGACCAGGATCGGGACGGCGGTCGCGGCGCCGGCCCTCAGGTACTTCCCGAGCAGCCGGGCGCGTGGCTCGGCCGGTGTGGCGTCCAGTATCGACGCCACGCGCAGCCGGTCGTCGCGCACCAGACGGTCGGCGAGCAGGCAGCCGAACCCGATCGATAGCAGCCCGTGGAGCTGCACCGCCAGGCCGACCACGGCGGTCCGGGCCTCGGGTGGCCGCTCGGCCGGGTCGAACAGATCACGCAGGAGGCTGCCGCCGATCAACACGAACAACACCAGGGTCAGCGCGGGCACGATCCACACCGAGCGTTTCCGGACCTGCATGCGGAACTCGTAGCGCAGGCTCGCCGCGAACGCGCTTGTCATTCATCCTCCTCGCCGATGAGGCGTTCCGAGCGGCCCAGCACGACGAGCGCGAGCGTGATCAGTGCGGCCGAGGCGCCGAGCAGGGTCAGGCGGTTGGCGGCCCAGTCGTCCGGTGCCGAACCCCGGGTCGTCGCGAACAGGTAGAGGAGCCGGCCCGCCCGATGGTCCTGCGCCGCTCCGGCGAAGAACTGCTGGATCGCCCAGAGCGTGGTCACCAGCGCGCCGGCCGCTCCCGGGCTGCGGAACACCGCGCCGGCGGCGAAGCCCAGCGCGCTCAACCCGAGCGTGGGCGCCACCCAGGTGAGCTGCCCGACCAGTGCCCCGTGGTTGGCCGGCCACCGCGCCCACCAACCGGTCACGATCAGCGCGACCGCGGTCGGGACGGCGAACGCCGCCGACCAGCCCAGCGTCACGCCGAGGCGACGCAGCAGCGTGACCCGGTACGACGTGGGTGAGGTGAGCTGCAACTCCACCGCCGGATCCCGGCCGACGAGCGAGGCGCAGGCGACGCCGGCCGCGAGCGGGACCGCCATCTCCAGCGTGCCGAGCAGGATTCGTGCCGTCGTGGTGTCGCTCGGCATCGGGTTCGCCAGTGCGGCGACGATTCCGACGGCGACGGCGATCGGTGGCCCGAGAAGCGCGGACCAGCCGGCCCGGCGCACCTCGTACTGCCAGAGGGTCAGTGGTTTCACAGTGGGTGGGTAGCGCGGCGACCGCGGTGGGGTTCACCACGTCCGGCAAGGAGTACGGCGGCCGCCGCGAGTGCGGCGCTGAGCGTCAGCACGGGTGCGTTCGTCGACCAGGCGTGCACGATCGCCCTGGCCGGCCAGCCGTCCGCGGTGAGCAGGCTGGCGGCCAGCACCCGCACGGCCCAGAGCCCGACGGCCAGGCCGAGCGCGACGTCCGGTCCGAAGCGGACCGCGCCGAGCAGGCTCAACGCGGAGAGCAGCGCCATCGGGCCGAGCCAGGCGCCCACGAGCGCGTTCAGGTCGGCGGTTCCGGCCGCGCCGGAAACGCTCAGGACGGCCGAGGCCGCCAGCGCGAGAGCCAGGTCGTAGCCGAAGACGAGCGTGAGGCGGACGAGGAGCAGGAGCCGCTCGGACGTCGGGGTCGCGGCGACCAGCTCGGTGGCCGGGTCGTGGTCCGAGCGGTACGTGCCGCTGACGCCGGCGGCGGCGACGATCGGGGCGATCAACGCGAGCATCAGGTCGGCGATCCGGTCCGGGCCGGCCTGGAACAGCACGACGACGACGCCGAGCGCCATCACCAGGGCGGAGGCGACCGGAACGGCGAGCCGGATCAGCCGGGCCTCGGCCACCAGCAGCCCGGCGAGGTGTCGCAGTCGTCGGGTCGGCGGCAACC contains:
- a CDS encoding zf-HC2 domain-containing protein, producing MNELLPAYAAGSLSATDHARVDAHLRGCARCRADLAGWQAIATSAAEPPGGLGDAPEAGQLVREVLTRSAFEEPVGLPPTRRLRHLAGLLVAEARLIRLAVPVASALVMALGVVVVLFQAGPDRIADLMLALIAPIVAAAGVSGTYRSDHDPATELVAATPTSERLLLLVRLTLVFGYDLALALAASAVLSVSGAAGTADLNALVGAWLGPMALLSALSLLGAVRFGPDVALGLAVGLWAVRVLAASLLTADGWPARAIVHAWSTNAPVLTLSAALAAAAVLLAGRGEPHRGRRATHPL
- a CDS encoding ABC transporter ATP-binding protein, with product MRIEISGLTKTYRGGVAALDGLDLTVPTGMFGLLGANGAGKTTLMRILAGVVRPSSGRVTVGGHDLATGAGRTAVQRGLGYLPQDLGVYPDLTARQFLDYVALLKGMDDRAVRRRRVGELLEVVALTPHADRRLRGFSGGMRQRVGIAQALLADPRLLIVDEPTAGLDPEERIRFRTLLSQFAGRRTVLLSTHIVDDIAQTCREVAVLAKGRLIFRGTTDELVRRADGRVWSVVTDGPPPTAGTVVSALPHENGMRYRVVAAGAPDPGAQPVDPGLEDGYLAVTTR
- a CDS encoding ABC transporter ATP-binding protein, whose translation is MSVLLDVKDLQVYFPIKRGALFDRTVGHVHAVDGVSLSIERGETYGLVGESGCGKTTFGRGLLRLVEPTGGSALFEGEDLRELKGEALRKARRRMQMVFQDPLSSLDPRQNVESTLSEGLKAHGLWGKDGHKTLKEILDAVGLPATALRRYPHEFSGGQRQRIGIARALVLKPDLIVADEPVSALDVSVQAQVLNLLEDLQERYGLTYLLIAHDLAVVRHTSDRVGVMYLGGLVEEATSTELYEQPLHPYTRTLLSAVPVPDPLVEDSRQQILLSGDLPSPANPPSGCRFHTRCPWRQETRCDTERPEMRELAPGHRVACHWAEDIRDEKIQPHEVRPELVEASEALGSASVQTVTAEIAGTLPPGH